CACTATTTGGGGAGTTATTGAAGAAAGCAGAGCGGGTTTACGGGTTCAATCCACCGAGTGGAATCACGATACCATGCAGGATTTCGGAGTTTGAgaaagtgaagatgaagattgCTGCATGGGATCATTAAAGCAGACGTAAAGAGTAATTAAACAGGTAATTGTTTAGGGTTTTGcaaaattagtttttgtttttgttaatattttgtaaATCAATTAAGGTGAGATATACATATACTCTtcaagatatatcaaattattttagatattttagaAATTGCAAAAATGTTGGATTTGTTTAGATTTAGGTGCAAATAACCCAAGTGGGGAGtttttttacttgtttaaactcctacatttataaatattactacaaaaaatattagttttaacgagagaaacaataacaaaaggataaatatttttttcataattttacaaatcaattatttatactcttattaaaactaaataaatttataattttaataatgaaaaaattatcgttaaaaacttttaataataaaaataattttatcgtCAATCATCGTTATAACTTTTGTggttaaaagtattaataacaagaattaaaaaaattttcttatgttaaaactttttttttttttgtttatagtggataatttcataaacttttaaaaccaagattaagaaaatataaaaaaattataaatgcatctatttaaattaaaattaaataatataattttttatttattttttatttttaaattactctatcaaatattatacataaatgataacAAATGAGGATAGGAcaagtttaatttgaagaataagATTGCAAATAATTAAACCAAGAAAGAGCTTTGGTAAGGCATATTTCCCAGTAAACGACAGAATCTGCTGAGGTTTGACTTTTAGCTAAAGCATCAGATTTTCTGCATGAAGCATATTAATGTACGGtgtttgttttgtcttttatgTAAGGCCTTCCATCAAGTTTCTTTCACAGGGATGCAAATAGACTTTGAATGATAATCAAGAAAACTTTATGTATAAAAGTCTTTAAATTTAagtctattttaataatatattaatattaaacacttaatttaatgattataagattaattattaaaattaaaatttattttatttaatataattgatttaattatgaataaaacattttgatttgaataaaatttcttattattaaaaaaagaaatatttcaataggataaattatttttatatttaaatggtatttttgtcaaaaaatttaccttttaatagtataaatcaattatatttttattttaatttttatatactttttctttttacttttcatttattttagtaGCCTCCTATggttaaataatatgtatatttttatgtataaataataatatataattgactatagttttattttcaatgtaaaattattcaatcatattattttttctttttatttatttcttgcCGCCAAAAGATGTGTGAaattaaatgagaaattttcaatttttttcttttttctttaagaaaCTTATAGTGAAAAGTTATAAAACTCAATGAGCAAATATTGGCATGGGTGATAGTCCCTTACTCGAGCTAAAAGCCAATGGCTTAAATGTGATCTACCACTTTTCTTTGTCATACCGTTTTAATACCAACAATCGTTTAACAtgttttttaattgttcattCATGTCCTATTATTGTCACCTAGAATGGCCAGAACCCTTGTGCCTAGCCTTCATCATTTTGCCCCCACCAACATTTCTTCCCAATTCTAATATGTGCAACTCTTTGAAAGGTTTGTTTTGGGTATATAGTTCCTTTGGCATTTTGTTGACAAATGCTTTTATTGTTACGTTATTTGGATATGATTGTCGATTGGCTAGATCGATTGACTGTCGAAAAGCACTTAGGGGAAATGCAATGACAAACAATAAGAACAACGTCACAATAATATGAGAGCTTAATCATAAAaagtagataatattttataatttttttaaaaacaacctattattcaatttcaataaagataaaagatatttttgtatttttataaactttggaaataatttaacaaattttattaccaaacttaatatatgaataaaaaataaaactttaaaacttaaaagataaaaattattgtttgattaaagcttaagagaaaaatagttattcaacctttattaaatattaatcaatttattgtaaattgaaaaattaagatcATGAAGGCCAAGAGTGACATTTAACAAAtcagtaaaattatgtgtataaataatatataataataaataatgatttattattatataattagataattttaaattaaagataaagtaatatataattatataattataaacttttatatatgtataaaattgtatatattatttatgtatataattttattgataataaattccTTCCCACAAAATCAGTTAATCAATTTGAACAACTGTTAATTAGCTTTGAGCAATTATTGTAACatcaatgaaattttataaatttttgggacattattatttagttttagtaaAGATAAgggatatttttgttatattgcTGATTTTTTTTGGTCTAAATTTAacgtattttattaataaatttaatatatgtgtgacaaaaaaaattcaaataaaggtaaaaaaaaatccttgcttcattaaaatttaaatgagaaataattatttacatttattaaatattaatccaaataggaaataaatattcaacatttattaaatattaatcaacTTTGACCTCATGAAGATCAGAGTAATGTTTCCAAAGTTGGATTAGACATCAATATGATGTGAGGATGATTTATACTGATTAGTGATTAGActgataaattatttcaataaatatttaaaatatttttatataattaattattaaatatttttattttcactcttgtctaacaaaaataattgttaatcTTAAGAGTTTAACCGGAGAAAAAGAAATCTAAGAAAGCCAACCGGTATcccaaaaaaagagaaaaaaaaaaaaactaaaaaaattgatcaCATTTCAAATATAGTGTAAccaaaatgatatatattacacCACGATAGTTTTCGTATAAGCTATCTCACAGTGGCTACACAACAGTACCACAGACATTGTAAAACCATTGCAAACAACTTTcatatttaacatattatttttttttatagtaatgTTTCAGAATGTTTAACTTTCATCAAGCGCTATAACCCCGGTTCCTAGGATGCCACTGCTTCAGGTCAAGGCCGCCGCATGTAGCCACGCAAGCTTCCTCCATCAAGCCTTGGGAGACGCCACTGTTGCAAATGTTTGCAAATGCCCTCATGTGTTTCATTCCATATTGAGTCAGTGATCCACAGCGTGTTTCAAATACTCGAACCTATTTACATTAACACTTGGATTATTCCATATACATAAATGAATCATGAACAAGAAAGCAAATTCAATATTACCATTGATTTCAAGCATTGCCAATCATCAACAAGAGGCAAACCAGGTGCTCTAGCAGAGTTAAGGATTTCACCACTTCTTTTTGGTCCATATAGAAGCATTCCAATCATCTCAATGCTTTTGTCTAAGTGATTCCTGTGTCTCAATGTCTCTGTAATCTGCTCCAGTATTTGTGATTTCCTCCATGACCCATCTGCTTTTTTGTActacaaaagaaacaaattcaTGGTTTCATCAAACAATAGACAATTCAAGTAACAAGCCAATTCAAGTGCATGAAATTAAGAGGCAAGTCCATCGCACCATATGCCACATGAAGAGAAGATCAGCATCTCTCTGGTTCACAACTCCCATTCGAGTATCATTCCTAAGCTCATTCGGAGGGAAAGTCTCTGTCGCAGGATCAAAACCTTGATATAGATAAAGCTTCTCTGTTTTTATGCTTGTGTTCCCATATTGCATCACATGAGACCCAATACTGTAAGTATTAAAATTGGAAGTCCTTTCCTTCACCTGCATGAAAGCCAATGTTTCCACTTCACAAAAAATGCTAAGTTGAGTCAGAATTGCATATAAGATTCGGAATTTTGTTCATCTTACTGTGTCATACTGTTGCTTTATGGTTTCTCTTTTCAAATTGTGAGTCTCACTGCACAAAAAACAATGATTTTAGCTTAGTTAAAAAGAGGTATGTTTGAGTATGCTGGTGAGTATAATACAAAACTTATTTACTTAAATCACCTATCCTCCATCCAAGCAACACTGTATAAATCCCCTAAACAAGTGATGTACTCTTGAGGTGGAGAAGGATCCATTCCAGGGCAATAAGTCCCGAAGCTGCTCTCTTGTGCATTTGATGCTGTTGTGACATAAACGTCAATATCTTTAGGCGTTATACCTTCAAAAATACTCCCACTTTCACATGCTTCTATGTATAAAACCTGTGTCAAATCTGtcaataatcatatatttaatttcacCCTACAACTTCTAAAGTGGGCATGATCTCTTTACCATTTCTTTGTAGCCCTTTGATGCATGTTTCTTCTTCAAGACCTCAATGAATTCCATTGCATACAGATAAGGCATGTTTGGCATCCCTGCAGATCACAAATGGAAAATACATGAGCTATGATAAGATAAAACCAAATTTACTTCATATATTGAGTAATTTGGCTAAATTTGGAGTGATTGTTGAGATATACCAAGAACTCCAGGACCTCCATGGTCTGAGTAGTAAAGAAAGATCCTGTCATTTGGCTTGCTATTTACAACTTTCCCACTTCCACCTTTCACAGCACTCTTGTCACCAAGAAGTACTGCATACAGATTCTTAGTTGTTACATCCTCGCCTGTGTAATCCTATCATGATCACCACCACTGATGATTtagttttgtcaaatttcaaCAAGTCAAACAGTTGGTGTACTGAAGAACTcttacttttaatataaaatttaactttaatatccattaaattattataatggcATATGCAGGACATCTGGAAGAATCATGGGAATATTACATCTGGCATGAATGACTGACAACCATTAATGGCTTTATCTTATTGAAATTAATGCACTAACTGTGGTATGTCACCATCAATATGTGGCAAGAGAGTCAAAAAAGGCATCCAACCATTTCACAACACAACGCTCTGTCATTGacaattttacattaaaaaaatcaacgATGTTAATCAAATGATGGGGAAATTTACCTTAGGCACACCAGCATAAACATTTTCACCTTGAGGGTGGTTGATGATAACACCAGGCCTAGGATTCAGCTCATCCATGGCTATATCATCATACATAAACACCACTATGTTCTCTTCCTTTAATCCTCCTTTTCTTAGCAACTGATATGCATGACAAACATCTGCCTGTTCATGCACATACATATAACAATTTCTCCATCACTTTATTGCCCAAATCACAAGACTAGTCAGTTAATAAGTTTAACTAATTGTTTTCACCTGATGCCGATAATTTCCATACCCAGATGATCCAGCCACTAGAACAGCCCATCTTGTTCCCGCTTCCTCCGCCGGCTCTTCTTTCTCTGTCGGCAACTTTATGATTCCTGACTTCCTTTGGTTCAGCCGACTGCCTTCAACATCCCCCAAAACAgctaaaactaagaaaaagaataaaaaacgATAGGTTGCCATAGAGACTGAACCGAACTGAGAAAATAAGTGATGGTGAAGAAACAGAAGCATAGGTATAGAAAAGGAGAAGCagcttaaaagaaaattcttaaAGGCTCAAGTGGGAGGTGTTTAAACTGTGTAAGATACCATGCAAAAGAACGGATGGACACGTTTGAACCACTTCCAAAAGTGGGTCCAAATGTCTTCAACTTGGGGAGAGCT
Above is a genomic segment from Mangifera indica cultivar Alphonso chromosome 3, CATAS_Mindica_2.1, whole genome shotgun sequence containing:
- the LOC123210274 gene encoding legumain; protein product: MLLFLHHHLFSQFGSVSMATYRFLFFFLVLAVLGDVEGSRLNQRKSGIIKLPTEKEEPAEEAGTRWAVLVAGSSGYGNYRHQADVCHAYQLLRKGGLKEENIVVFMYDDIAMDELNPRPGVIINHPQGENVYAGVPKDYTGEDVTTKNLYAVLLGDKSAVKGGSGKVVNSKPNDRIFLYYSDHGGPGVLGMPNMPYLYAMEFIEVLKKKHASKGYKEMVLYIEACESGSIFEGITPKDIDVYVTTASNAQESSFGTYCPGMDPSPPQEYITCLGDLYSVAWMEDSETHNLKRETIKQQYDTVKERTSNFNTYSIGSHVMQYGNTSIKTEKLYLYQGFDPATETFPPNELRNDTRMGVVNQRDADLLFMWHMYKKADGSWRKSQILEQITETLRHRNHLDKSIEMIGMLLYGPKRSGEILNSARAPGLPLVDDWQCLKSMVRVFETRCGSLTQYGMKHMRAFANICNSGVSQGLMEEACVATCGGLDLKQWHPRNRGYSA